The following proteins come from a genomic window of Lolium rigidum isolate FL_2022 chromosome 5, APGP_CSIRO_Lrig_0.1, whole genome shotgun sequence:
- the LOC124657519 gene encoding uncharacterized protein LOC124657519, with the protein MATDGAENRQFSLQVDMQCRCMGCVSKVEKAMASIGSFKGVERSVGDVDTGVVAVAGKVNPAELRQWLKRKTMKDAKIVCPDPPVENRNQKMILVLGSSSRMGHTAPSAPPSPDNVSCALAPSGVWSDHEDVHLIEEKIRDLEKVRDTLKIKNLKNELTVAKYELRQSREVISSSKKTLLDSALSQLKAYEKLESLGCSLFD; encoded by the exons ATGGCAACG GACGGAGCCGAGAACAGGCAGTTCAGCCTCCAGGTTGACATGCAGTGCCGGTGCATGGGGTGCGTTAGCAAGGTCGAGAAAGCCATGGCCTCCATCGGGAGCTTCAAAG GAGTCGAGAGATCGGTGGGAGATGTCGACACTGGGGTTGTTGCTGTGGCAGGGAAGgtgaatccggcggagcttcgccagtggctgaagaggaagacaatgaagGATGCCAAGATCGTTTGCCCTGATCCACCAGTTGAGAATCGTAATCAG AAAATGATATTGGTTCTGGGAAGCAGTTCAAGAATGGGGCACACTGCACCTTCAGCTCCACCATCACCAGATAACGTGTCCTGTGCTCTAGCACCATCAGGAGTTTGGTCTGACCATGAGGATGTGCATCTGATTGAAGAGAAGATCAGGGATCTCGAGAAGGTCAGGGATACGCTGAAAATCAAGAACCTGAAGAACGAGCTGACTGTGGCCAAGTATGAGCTCAGACAGTCCAGGGAAGTGATCAGCAGTAGCAAGAAGACTCTGCTAGATAGTGCTTTGAGTCAGCTCAAAGCGTACGAGAAACTTGAATCACTCGGTTGCTCGCTATTTGACTGA
- the LOC124654624 gene encoding protein Rf1, mitochondrial-like: MLLHRMPHLGCVPDAISYNTVIKGLCDDSRSQHALELLRMIAKQEAGCSPNVVSYTTVIHGFLKEGKFSTASNLFHEMVQQGVVPNVVTFTSMINVLCKRGRSKEARQILDCAILKGLKPNIVAYSTMLHGYATEGSLVDMNNLYNLMVGRGVVPDQYVFNILISAHAKCGLVDEAFLIFEDMQKQGVKPNVVTYLAMIDAFCRKGRMNDAIQQFNQMIDMGVPPNIPTYSCLIQGYCTHGDLLRAKELVHEMKEKGIRCPGVMFFTSIVNNLCKEGRVTDAQDIFDFMIHIGEKPNVITFSSLIDGYCLVGKMQIASRLCDDMVSIGIQPNAITYNTLIDGYFKAGMVDAALTLFRKMSCMSTKPDTLTYNIIMDGLFKAGRTVAAKEMFHEMDKSGVRLSIDTYNIILSGLCKNGCADEAVMMFDKLRAMNHKFDIRSLTIIIDAMFKVGRIEQAQNLFAAIPAKGLVPTVITYTTMMSNLIEKGLIEKADSIFSSMERSGCASNSGMLNIIIRKLLNKGEIVRAINYMSRVDGKSMSLEASTISLLITLFSRKGIYHKHKDLLPERYQFLEGDIHS, translated from the coding sequence ATGCTGCTTCACAGGATGCCGCATCTGGGCTGCGTGCCTGATGCCATCTCATACAACACGGTTATCAAGGGTTTATGTGATGATAGCAGGAGCCAGCATGCGCTCGAGCTACTCCGGATGATTGCAAAACAAGAAGCTGGCTGCTCCCCTAACGTGGTGTCATATACCACGGTTATCCATGGATTCTTAAAGGAGGGTAAATTCAGCACGGCAAGCAACCTATtccatgaaatggtgcagcagggCGTTGTTCCTAATGTGGTGACATTTACCTCGATGATTAATGTGTTGTGCAAGCGTGGAAGAAGCAAAGAAGCTAGACAGATTCTGGATTGCGCGATTCTGAAGGGCCTCAAACCGAATATCGTGGCATACTCTACCATGCTTCACGGGTACGCTACAGAAGGAAGCCTCGTTGATATGAATAATCTCTACAACTTGATGGTAGGAAGAGGTGTTGTACCTGACCAATATGTTTTCAACATATTGATCAGTGCACATGCTAAGTGTGGATTGGTGGATGAGGCCTTTCTTATCTTTGAAGACATGCAGAAACAGGGAGTGAAACCGAATGTTGTGACCTATTTAGCCATGATAGATGCGTTTTGCAGAAAGGGTAGGATGAATGATGCTATTCAACAATTCAACCAGATGATTGATATGGGGGTACCACCGAATATACCGACTTACAGCTGCCTGATTCAGGGTTATTGTACACATGGTGATTTACTGAGAGCTAAAGAATTGGTTCATGAAATGAAGGAAAAAGGCATCCGTTGTCCTGGCGTTATGTTCTTTACCTCAATAGTGAACAACCTATGCAAAGAAGGAAGGGTGACAGATGCACAAGATATCTTTGACTTTATGATACATATAGGTGAGAAGCCCAATGTTATCACATTTAGTTCACTGATTGATGGATACTGCTTGGTTGGCAAGATGCAGATAGCATCTAGATTATGTGATGATATGGTATCGATTGGCATTCAGCCTAATGCCATTACGTACAATACACTTATTGATGGATACTTTAAAGCAGGAATGGTGGATGCTGCATTGACTCTATTCAGAAAAATGTCATGTATGTCAACTAAACCGGATACTCTTACTTATAACATCATAATGGATGGATTATTTAAGGCTGGTAGAACTGTTGCTGCAAAGGAAATGTTCCATGAGAtggacaaaagtggagtgagaTTGTCCATTGATACATACAATATAATTCTCAgtgggctttgtaaaaatggttgTGCCGATGAAGCAGTCATGATGTTTGACAAGTTGCGAGCAATGAACCATAAGTTTGATATTAGAAGTCTAACTATTATAATTGATGCAATGTTTAAAGTTGGAAGAATAGAGCAAGCTCAGAATTTGTTTGCTGCAATACCAGCCAAGGGATTGGTACCTACCGTTATAACGTACACTACGATGATGTCAAACCTTATAGAAAAAGGATTGATAGAAAAAGCTGACAGTATATTTTCATCAATGGAGAGGAGTGGTTGTGCTTCCAACTCTGGTATGCTAAATATTATTATCAGAAAGTTACTGAATAAAGGTGAAATAGTCAGGGCCATCAATTATATGTCCAGAGTTGATGGGAAAAGCATGTCGCTTGAAGCTTCAACTATTTCCCTGTTGATAACTCTCTTTTCAAGGAAAGGGATATACCATAAGCACAAAGATTTGCTCCCAGAAAGGTATCAGTTTTTGGAAGGAGACATCCACAGTTGA
- the LOC124651189 gene encoding U11/U12 small nuclear ribonucleoprotein 31 kDa protein-like, translating to MSRRRRQGSNSDGEDDSFLYRYLLPSSSSATAGASGTHGKPGSGSGSGGLAPSKSTYVSNLDFALTNSDLHTLFSRFGKVARVTVLKDCASRSNRGIAFVLFVRREDAAAAAAGMHGKLLNGRTLAASIAEDNGRAAQFIRRREYRDKSHCYECGGEGHLSYECPRNQLGPRDRPPPSKKSRRGAGAGRGGGGGERDGPSWQSDDDDGVAAAFEDDRWASVVDTRGEEEKAAEKTAEKAARKEKRKGYFSDESDEDAD from the coding sequence ATGTCTCGCCGGAGGCGGCAGGGCTCCAACTCCGACGGCGAGGATGACAGCTTCCTCTACCGCTATCTgctgccctcctcctcctccgccaccgccggcgctTCCGGCACCCACGGAAAGCCTGGCAGCGGTAGCGGCTCGGGCGGGCTCGCGCCGTCCAAGTCGACGTACGTCTCCAATCTGGACTTCGCGCTGACCAACTCCGACCTGCACACCCTCTTCTCCCGCTTCGGCAAGGTGGCCCGCGTGACCGTCCTCAAGGACTGCGCCTCCCGCAGCAACAGGGGCATcgccttcgtcctcttcgtccgccgggaggacgccgccgccgccgccgccgggatgcACGGCAAGCTGCTCAACGGCCGCACCCTCGCCGCCTCCATCGCCGAGGACAACGGCCGCGCCGCGCAGTTCATCCGCCGCCGCGAGTACCGCGACAAGTCCCACTGCTACGAGTGCGGCGGGGAGGGCCACCTCTCCTACGAGTGCCCCCGCAACCAGCTCGGGCCCCGCGACAGGCCGCCGCCCTCTAAGAAGTCGCGCCGTGGCGCCGGCGCCGGACGCGGGGGCGGTGGCGGCGAACGAGACGGGCCCTCCTGGCAGTCGGACGATGACGACGGCGTCGCCGCGGCCTTCGAGGACGACAGGTGGGCGTCGGTGGTGGACacgaggggagaggaggagaaggcggccgaGAAGACGgccgagaaggcggcgaggaaggagaagCGGAAAGGCTACTTCAGTGACGAGAGCGACGAGGATGCTGACTGA